One genomic window of Niveibacterium sp. SC-1 includes the following:
- a CDS encoding ABC transporter substrate-binding protein — protein MAAQAADIEVLHWWTSGGEAKALGELIKKLESGGHRWRDFPVLGGGGDNAAILLKTRVVSGYPPTAAQIKGPEIQQWAKENYLATVTEAAKAQDWDSSLPKVVAAAMKYQGRYVAAPVNVHRVNWMWINTAALKKAGVEPPTSWDDLFKVADALQKAGIIPIAHGGQPWQDFTVFESIVLGQGGAGFYNKVFVELDAASIQSPTMAKALETFRKTRQYMDKGTPNREWNAATAMVIKGQAAIQFMGDWAKGEFSRAGKVPGQDYLCLPAPGTEKSYSYNIDSFAFFRQRQDDAKKAQADLAAALMSPEFQETFNLAKGSIPVRTNANMSKFDACAQRSASDFKSTAEAGTLVPSIAHHMAAPEVVFSGMQNAVSAFFNEGASISETQARLVAAAKAAEVRE, from the coding sequence ATGGCGGCGCAAGCCGCCGATATCGAAGTCCTGCACTGGTGGACGTCCGGTGGTGAGGCCAAGGCACTAGGCGAACTGATCAAGAAACTCGAGAGCGGCGGGCACCGCTGGCGTGACTTCCCGGTGCTCGGCGGTGGAGGCGACAACGCCGCCATTCTGCTCAAGACCCGTGTGGTCTCCGGCTACCCTCCGACTGCGGCCCAGATAAAGGGCCCGGAAATCCAGCAATGGGCGAAGGAAAACTATCTCGCCACCGTCACCGAAGCAGCCAAGGCACAGGACTGGGACTCCAGCCTGCCCAAGGTCGTCGCCGCGGCGATGAAATACCAGGGTCGTTACGTGGCCGCACCTGTCAATGTGCACCGCGTGAACTGGATGTGGATCAATACCGCCGCGCTGAAGAAGGCTGGCGTCGAGCCCCCTACCAGCTGGGACGATCTGTTCAAGGTCGCCGACGCCCTGCAGAAGGCCGGCATCATCCCGATCGCCCATGGCGGCCAGCCATGGCAAGACTTCACCGTGTTCGAGTCGATCGTGCTCGGCCAGGGTGGCGCAGGCTTCTACAACAAGGTGTTCGTTGAACTGGATGCCGCAAGCATCCAGAGCCCGACCATGGCCAAGGCGCTGGAAACCTTCCGCAAGACGCGCCAGTACATGGACAAAGGCACGCCCAATCGAGAGTGGAACGCCGCTACTGCGATGGTGATCAAGGGCCAGGCCGCGATCCAGTTCATGGGCGATTGGGCCAAGGGCGAGTTCTCCCGGGCGGGCAAGGTTCCTGGGCAGGACTATCTATGCTTGCCGGCGCCCGGCACCGAGAAGTCCTATTCATACAACATCGACAGCTTCGCTTTCTTCCGCCAGCGCCAGGACGACGCCAAGAAGGCCCAGGCCGACCTCGCCGCGGCCCTGATGAGTCCGGAATTCCAGGAGACCTTCAACCTCGCGAAGGGCTCGATCCCGGTCCGGACCAACGCGAACATGAGCAAGTTCGACGCGTGCGCCCAGCGCTCGGCGAGCGACTTCAAGTCCACGGCGGAGGCCGGCACCCTGGTGCCCTCCATCGCCCACCACATGGCCGCACCCGAAGTCGTCTTCTCTGGCATGCAGAACGCCGTCTCAGCTTTCTTCAACGAAGGCGCGAGCATTTCCGAAACCCAGGCGCGCTTGGTCGCTGCCGCCAAGGCCGCGGAGGTGCGCGAATGA
- a CDS encoding response regulator, with translation MVAGRRTAISTPVTRRILIVDDSEPNRRLPALILKQLGWDTVEAETGEAALAAAREHEFECVLLDLLLPDLHGFQVCEALRRLPQGSRLRIIAYSALADGESMLDLTALGFDAILGKPLNRQALTKVLEPAEGAAND, from the coding sequence ATGGTCGCCGGCCGGCGGACTGCAATATCGACACCTGTGACGCGGCGGATACTGATAGTTGATGACAGCGAGCCAAACCGGCGCTTGCCCGCGCTCATCCTGAAGCAATTGGGATGGGACACGGTCGAGGCTGAAACGGGCGAAGCGGCTCTGGCCGCGGCACGCGAGCATGAATTCGAGTGCGTGCTACTCGACCTGCTTCTACCCGATTTGCACGGCTTTCAAGTGTGCGAGGCTTTGAGGCGCCTGCCCCAGGGTTCGCGACTGCGGATCATCGCGTACTCCGCGCTGGCCGACGGGGAAAGCATGCTCGACCTAACGGCCTTGGGTTTCGACGCCATTCTCGGCAAGCCGCTCAACCGTCAGGCGCTGACAAAGGTCCTGGAGCCAGCCGAGGGTGCGGCCAACGATTGA
- a CDS encoding peptidylprolyl isomerase, whose amino-acid sequence MIRMIKSLLALLCMGMALTATAAGSATGSAGSAASAGGSAGGAVGGNPRVKFETSMGDIVLELYPAQAPKTVANFLAYVDAGFYDNTIFHRIIKGFVVQGGGFDGAMKEKTTRAPVENEAKNGLKNAAGTISMARTSDPHSATSQFFLNLRDNTSLDYPSFDNWGYAVFGKIVEGREVLAKMGEVPTGVSKGMQDVPQTAVVLKKAQRLNAKK is encoded by the coding sequence ATGATCCGCATGATCAAGTCGTTGCTGGCCTTGTTGTGCATGGGCATGGCGCTCACGGCCACGGCGGCCGGCTCGGCCACTGGCTCCGCAGGCAGCGCCGCGAGCGCTGGCGGCAGTGCCGGCGGCGCGGTTGGAGGCAATCCTCGCGTGAAGTTCGAAACCAGCATGGGCGACATCGTGCTCGAGCTCTATCCCGCGCAGGCCCCCAAGACGGTCGCCAACTTCCTTGCCTATGTCGACGCAGGCTTTTATGACAACACCATCTTCCACCGCATCATCAAGGGCTTCGTGGTCCAGGGCGGCGGCTTCGACGGCGCCATGAAGGAAAAGACCACCCGTGCGCCGGTCGAGAACGAAGCGAAGAACGGTCTCAAGAACGCGGCCGGCACGATCTCCATGGCCCGCACCTCGGACCCGCATTCCGCGACCTCGCAGTTCTTCCTGAACCTGCGGGACAACACCTCGCTCGACTATCCTTCCTTTGACAACTGGGGCTACGCCGTCTTCGGCAAGATCGTCGAAGGCCGCGAAGTGCTCGCCAAGATGGGCGAGGTGCCCACGGGCGTCAGCAAGGGCATGCAGGACGTGCCGCAGACCGCCGTCGTGCTCAAGAAGGCGCAACGCCTCAACGCCAAGAAATAA
- a CDS encoding UDP-2,3-diacylglucosamine diphosphatase yields the protein MSERLVHFISDLHLSPKRPATSAAFARYLAGPAREAGALYVLGDLFDAWPGDDALVEPAARGVADMLAALHAGGTEVFFMAGNRDFLIDKDFAAAARLTLLTEPHEILLGDTRTLLMHGDALCTDDVEYQRFRAMVRNPQWRAAVLAKPLAERLAMAAEVRMQSESAKQEKSAEIMDVNAEAVAQTLRDAGYPQLIHGHTHRPQRHVHQVDGRECLRWVLHDWHDHAQWLAWSPAGGLQYRHL from the coding sequence GTGAGCGAGCGCCTCGTCCACTTCATATCCGACCTGCACTTGTCGCCAAAGCGACCAGCGACTTCAGCGGCTTTCGCCCGCTACCTCGCCGGCCCCGCGCGCGAAGCTGGCGCCCTCTATGTTCTGGGTGACCTCTTCGACGCCTGGCCTGGCGACGACGCGCTGGTGGAACCGGCCGCGCGGGGTGTCGCCGACATGTTGGCGGCGCTGCATGCAGGTGGTACCGAGGTGTTCTTCATGGCGGGCAACCGTGATTTCCTGATCGACAAGGATTTCGCGGCTGCCGCCCGCCTCACTCTGCTCACGGAGCCGCACGAGATCTTGCTCGGCGACACCCGCACGCTGCTGATGCATGGCGACGCGCTGTGTACCGACGACGTCGAATACCAGCGCTTCCGCGCCATGGTGCGCAATCCGCAGTGGCGTGCCGCCGTGCTCGCCAAGCCCTTGGCCGAGCGCCTGGCGATGGCCGCGGAAGTACGCATGCAGAGCGAAAGCGCCAAGCAGGAAAAGAGCGCGGAGATCATGGACGTCAATGCCGAGGCCGTCGCGCAGACCTTGCGCGACGCTGGTTATCCGCAGCTGATCCACGGCCACACGCATCGTCCGCAACGCCATGTCCATCAGGTCGATGGTCGTGAATGCTTGCGTTGGGTGCTGCACGACTGGCACGATCACGCGCAATGGCTGGCATGGTCGCCGGCCGGCGGACTGCAATATCGACACCTGTGA
- a CDS encoding ABC transporter substrate-binding protein: protein MKTRKPLIQRLSSQVRGLLAAAPVALTFCSLPAAADMTVLQVAPLFGPYGGTGWHMRTGAEIYFSEVNARGGIAGQKIKLVTVPQEAGDVAAQLRTLNSQRQPVALFGMVGDDTVGAVAKSGVLEQTGLALVGARVSSSQVGEGARNLFLTRSGMNYEIERLLKHLSTSGIKSVGLVYEDDAYGREALAIAQRLAPGSQVTLVATSYLAGSALVDTAVTKMLQSAPQAVVLASQTAGAAAFVQRYRAQGGLATIAAMSFVEGSALPKIIGKASSHGVAVVEVAPNTLNESVPLVRDFRQAYKKYGLADIEPSQTMMEAYVAARTLVEGLKRAGGAKAKLASALSGMEKTDIGGINVDFTDGHSVGVRFAELAVIDRNGRVIR, encoded by the coding sequence ATGAAAACCCGGAAACCTTTGATCCAACGTCTCTCTTCGCAGGTCCGCGGTTTGCTGGCGGCTGCGCCTGTAGCCCTGACTTTCTGCAGTCTGCCCGCCGCCGCCGACATGACGGTGCTGCAGGTCGCGCCGCTTTTCGGCCCCTATGGCGGCACCGGCTGGCATATGCGCACCGGGGCGGAGATCTACTTCTCCGAGGTCAACGCCAGGGGCGGCATCGCCGGCCAGAAGATCAAGCTTGTCACGGTGCCGCAGGAGGCGGGTGATGTCGCGGCGCAGTTGCGGACACTCAACAGCCAGCGTCAGCCGGTTGCCTTGTTCGGCATGGTCGGTGATGACACGGTCGGGGCGGTCGCCAAGAGCGGCGTACTCGAACAGACCGGGCTCGCGCTCGTCGGCGCCCGTGTGAGCTCCAGCCAGGTAGGCGAAGGCGCGCGCAACCTCTTCCTGACCCGCTCGGGCATGAACTACGAGATCGAGCGCCTGCTCAAGCACCTCTCCACCAGTGGCATCAAGTCTGTTGGTCTCGTCTATGAAGACGACGCTTACGGCCGCGAGGCCCTGGCGATCGCCCAGCGCCTGGCTCCCGGCTCGCAGGTCACTCTGGTTGCGACTTCGTATCTGGCGGGCTCCGCACTCGTCGATACGGCGGTGACCAAGATGCTGCAGAGCGCGCCGCAGGCCGTGGTGCTCGCTTCGCAGACAGCGGGTGCCGCCGCTTTCGTCCAGCGCTACCGTGCCCAGGGCGGCCTCGCGACGATCGCGGCGATGTCCTTCGTCGAGGGCAGCGCGTTGCCGAAGATCATCGGCAAGGCCTCCTCGCACGGCGTGGCAGTGGTCGAGGTCGCACCGAATACGCTTAACGAATCGGTGCCGCTGGTGCGCGACTTCCGTCAGGCCTACAAGAAGTACGGCCTCGCGGACATCGAACCCAGCCAGACGATGATGGAAGCCTATGTGGCCGCACGCACGCTGGTAGAAGGCCTCAAGCGCGCGGGCGGCGCCAAGGCGAAGCTCGCCAGCGCCTTGAGCGGGATGGAGAAGACGGACATCGGCGGCATCAACGTCGACTTCACCGACGGGCACAGCGTCGGCGTTCGCTTCGCCGAACTCGCCGTGATCGACCGCAATGGCCGTGTGATCCGGTAA
- a CDS encoding L,D-transpeptidase family protein — protein sequence MGRVLRPLMLAGALVAVLASTPLSAQRIKGPVSDGGPEASLAKIFDAIEQRKLDEALDRTDSLIKIYPNFRLAYLIRGDLLLARSQPLKDFGAAPGAPRERVADLQAEAIARLRAYRDKPQVNTMPRYLMQMRPEQKRAIVVDTQRARLYVYANDNGTPRFLADYYISYGKEGTDKSREGDRKTPVGVYHVVSSLPRKKLPDFYGSGAFPLNYPNEYDKLQGREGHGIWLHGVPSDTLARPPKASDGCVVLANQDLDAVASHLQVGMTPVIISDKVEWLSLDDWNKQRTSLLKEIDAWRQDWQSGDTERYLKHYARDFKSDNATRKQWAAYKRAVASDKQWVKVEISKLGMFRSPGKQEMVVVTFEQDYRSNNHQEVAQKRQYWIKEEGRWKIAYEGLA from the coding sequence ATGGGACGTGTATTGCGGCCGCTGATGCTGGCGGGCGCGCTTGTGGCGGTGCTGGCAAGCACGCCACTGAGCGCCCAGCGCATCAAGGGTCCGGTATCTGACGGCGGGCCGGAGGCCTCGCTGGCGAAGATCTTCGACGCGATCGAACAGCGCAAGCTGGACGAAGCGCTGGATCGCACCGATTCGCTGATCAAGATCTATCCGAACTTCCGCCTTGCCTACCTCATCCGCGGCGATCTACTGCTGGCGCGCAGCCAGCCGCTGAAAGACTTCGGCGCGGCACCGGGTGCCCCACGTGAGCGCGTCGCCGACCTGCAGGCCGAAGCGATTGCACGCCTGCGTGCCTATCGCGACAAACCGCAAGTCAACACGATGCCGCGCTATCTCATGCAGATGCGCCCCGAGCAGAAGCGCGCGATCGTGGTCGACACCCAGCGCGCGCGACTCTACGTGTACGCGAACGACAACGGCACGCCGCGTTTCCTCGCCGACTACTACATCTCCTACGGCAAGGAAGGCACGGACAAGTCGCGCGAAGGCGACCGCAAGACCCCGGTCGGCGTCTATCACGTGGTCTCCAGCCTGCCGCGCAAGAAGCTGCCCGACTTCTACGGCAGCGGCGCCTTCCCGCTCAACTACCCCAACGAATACGACAAACTGCAGGGGCGCGAAGGGCATGGGATCTGGCTGCATGGCGTGCCGAGCGACACCCTTGCGCGCCCGCCCAAAGCCTCAGACGGCTGCGTGGTGCTGGCCAACCAGGATCTGGATGCGGTGGCTTCACACCTGCAGGTTGGCATGACGCCGGTAATCATCAGCGACAAGGTTGAGTGGCTCTCGCTCGATGACTGGAACAAGCAGCGGACCTCCTTGCTCAAGGAGATCGACGCCTGGCGGCAGGACTGGCAGAGCGGCGACACTGAGCGCTACCTCAAGCACTACGCCCGCGACTTCAAGAGCGACAACGCCACGCGCAAGCAATGGGCCGCCTACAAACGCGCCGTCGCCTCGGACAAGCAGTGGGTCAAGGTCGAGATCTCCAAGCTCGGCATGTTCCGCAGTCCGGGCAAGCAGGAAATGGTCGTCGTGACCTTCGAGCAGGATTACCGCAGCAACAACCACCAGGAAGTCGCGCAGAAGCGCCAGTACTGGATCAAGGAGGAGGGTCGATGGAAGATCGCGTACGAGGGATTGGCATGA
- a CDS encoding peptidylprolyl isomerase, which produces MMIKLTTNHGDITLELNAEKAPQTVANFIQYVKDGHYDGTIFHRVIENFMIQGGGMLPDMSQKATRDPIQNEADNGLKNDRGTIAMARTQAPHSATAQFFINTVDNDFLNYRSSDLNGWGYCVFGKVVEGLDVVDKIRAVKTGKSGFHSDVPKEAVIIERAEVVGE; this is translated from the coding sequence ATCATGATCAAGCTCACCACCAACCACGGCGACATCACGCTGGAACTGAACGCCGAGAAGGCACCGCAGACGGTCGCCAACTTCATCCAGTATGTGAAGGACGGTCACTACGACGGCACGATCTTCCACCGCGTCATCGAGAACTTCATGATCCAGGGCGGTGGCATGCTCCCCGACATGTCGCAGAAGGCCACCCGCGACCCGATCCAGAACGAAGCCGACAATGGCCTGAAGAACGACCGCGGCACGATTGCCATGGCTCGCACCCAAGCGCCCCACTCCGCCACCGCCCAGTTCTTCATCAACACGGTGGATAACGACTTCCTGAACTACCGCTCGTCCGACCTGAATGGCTGGGGCTACTGCGTGTTCGGCAAGGTGGTCGAGGGCCTGGACGTGGTGGACAAGATCCGCGCGGTCAAGACCGGCAAGAGCGGATTCCACAGTGATGTGCCGAAGGAAGCCGTGATCATCGAACGCGCCGAAGTCGTCGGCGAATAA
- a CDS encoding tetratricopeptide repeat protein, with product MTLKPFYKPLRALALVSGLFFAGLAHGESTLPEIQAYMRQGQHAVALDKLNELLAAKPKDAQLRFTKGVVLTELKRTNEAIAIYQQLIKDYPELPEPYNNLAVIYASQREYEKARAALEMAIRTHPAYATAHENLGDVYSKLASQAYDKALQLDSSNTQAQTKLAMIGELIGANNRAGLPAAGAPVAAKPAAPVVVAKAEPKPETKPAAESKPAPVKPEPKSEPKAEPKVEAKPEPKAEPKAEVKPEAKPELKDNEEPEIRKVVSNWAAAWSRKDVKAYLAAYSANFDTPRDMPRKAWEAERESRIDKPGTIRVEVEDLKISREGNKALARFRQRYESASLKSATRKTLVLERTGRGWQIQQERVGN from the coding sequence ATGACCCTAAAGCCTTTTTACAAGCCCCTGCGCGCACTGGCCCTAGTGAGCGGCCTGTTTTTCGCGGGTCTTGCACACGGCGAAAGCACCTTGCCGGAAATCCAGGCCTACATGCGTCAGGGTCAGCACGCAGTGGCCCTGGACAAGCTCAACGAGCTGCTTGCGGCCAAGCCGAAGGACGCGCAACTGCGCTTCACCAAAGGCGTGGTCCTGACCGAGCTCAAGCGCACAAACGAAGCAATCGCGATCTACCAGCAGCTGATCAAGGACTATCCCGAGCTGCCCGAGCCCTACAACAACCTCGCGGTGATCTACGCTTCGCAAAGGGAATACGAAAAGGCGCGCGCCGCGCTGGAAATGGCAATAAGGACCCATCCGGCCTATGCCACTGCACACGAGAATCTGGGTGACGTGTACTCCAAGCTTGCAAGCCAGGCTTACGACAAGGCTTTGCAGCTGGACTCCTCCAATACCCAAGCGCAGACCAAGCTCGCGATGATCGGCGAGCTCATCGGTGCAAACAATCGGGCAGGACTCCCCGCAGCGGGTGCGCCGGTCGCGGCAAAGCCGGCGGCTCCGGTAGTCGTGGCCAAGGCCGAGCCCAAGCCCGAGACCAAGCCTGCAGCCGAAAGCAAGCCCGCGCCGGTCAAGCCGGAGCCAAAGTCTGAACCCAAGGCCGAGCCCAAAGTCGAGGCGAAGCCCGAGCCCAAGGCTGAACCCAAGGCGGAGGTGAAGCCTGAAGCGAAACCCGAGCTCAAGGACAACGAGGAGCCGGAAATCCGCAAGGTCGTGAGCAACTGGGCCGCGGCCTGGTCGCGCAAGGACGTGAAGGCTTACCTCGCCGCCTATTCGGCGAATTTCGATACGCCGCGCGACATGCCGCGCAAAGCCTGGGAAGCCGAGCGCGAATCGCGCATCGACAAGCCCGGGACCATTCGCGTGGAGGTTGAAGACCTCAAGATCTCGCGCGAAGGAAACAAGGCCCTGGCGCGCTTTCGCCAACGCTACGAATCGGCATCACTCAAATCGGCCACGCGCAAAACCCTGGTGCTCGAACGCACGGGTCGCGGCTGGCAGATCCAGCAAGAACGGGTTGGAAACTGA
- a CDS encoding beta-ketoacyl-ACP synthase III produces the protein MQSAILRASGLYTPPHSISNEELVVSFNAWVAQENEARSAAIARGDVVALQESSSEFIEKASGIKSRFVVEKQGVLDPQRMSPRLEARPDDALSIEAEIGVAAALDALSAAGLSGADVDGVICAASNMQRPYPAIAIEIQAAIGARGWAFDMNVACSSATFGIEMAANAVRSGSARRVLVVNPEITSAHLEWRDRDCHFIFGDVATATLIERGDISSGGWEILGGQLATQFSNSIRNNFGFLNPAEDADTNARDKRFRQEGRKVFKEVCPMAAAHIEAHLADLGFAPGGVRRFWLHQANLAMNQLIARKLLGREATLDDAPVILDRYANTASAGSVIAFHLHEKDLARGDIGVLCSFGAGYSIGSLVLKKR, from the coding sequence GTGCAGTCCGCCATTCTCCGGGCCAGCGGCCTCTACACCCCGCCGCACAGCATCAGCAACGAAGAGCTGGTTGTTTCCTTCAATGCCTGGGTCGCGCAGGAGAACGAAGCCCGCTCGGCCGCAATCGCCCGCGGCGATGTGGTCGCGTTGCAGGAGTCGAGCAGCGAATTCATCGAGAAGGCCTCCGGAATCAAGAGCCGCTTCGTGGTCGAGAAGCAGGGCGTGCTCGATCCGCAGCGCATGTCTCCCCGCCTGGAGGCGCGCCCCGATGACGCACTCTCGATTGAAGCGGAGATCGGCGTCGCCGCGGCCCTCGATGCGTTGTCCGCGGCCGGTCTGAGTGGCGCAGACGTCGACGGCGTGATCTGCGCGGCCTCCAACATGCAGCGCCCCTACCCCGCGATCGCGATCGAGATCCAGGCGGCGATCGGCGCCCGCGGCTGGGCCTTCGACATGAACGTGGCCTGCTCCTCGGCCACCTTCGGGATCGAGATGGCCGCCAATGCGGTGCGTAGCGGCAGTGCGCGGCGCGTGCTGGTGGTCAATCCCGAGATCACCTCCGCGCACCTGGAGTGGCGCGATCGCGACTGCCACTTCATCTTCGGCGATGTGGCCACCGCAACGCTGATCGAGCGCGGCGATATTTCTTCAGGCGGCTGGGAGATTCTCGGCGGGCAGCTCGCGACGCAGTTCTCCAACAGCATCCGCAACAACTTTGGCTTCCTCAATCCCGCGGAAGATGCCGACACGAATGCGCGCGACAAGCGCTTCCGCCAGGAGGGGCGCAAGGTCTTCAAGGAAGTCTGCCCGATGGCGGCCGCCCATATCGAAGCCCATCTCGCCGACCTCGGCTTCGCGCCGGGTGGAGTGCGGCGCTTCTGGCTGCACCAAGCCAATCTGGCCATGAACCAGCTGATCGCTCGCAAACTCCTTGGGCGCGAGGCCACACTCGACGATGCGCCGGTGATCCTCGATCGCTATGCCAACACCGCCTCGGCCGGCTCTGTCATCGCCTTCCATCTGCATGAGAAGGATCTCGCACGCGGCGACATCGGTGTGCTTTGCTCCTTCGGCGCCGGATACTCGATCGGCAGCCTGGTGCTGAAGAAGCGCTGA
- the dnaJ gene encoding molecular chaperone DnaJ, with amino-acid sequence MAKKDYYEVLGVNRDASDDDIKKSYRKLAMKFHPDRNPDDKAAEEKFKEAKEAYEILSDGNKRAAYDRYGHAGVDPSAGGGPGGFGGGAGFDGFSDAFGGIFDEIFGGGRGGQGGGRSNVYRGADLRYNLEISLEEAARGAEKTIRIPLQEECETCKGSGAKPGTEPKTCTTCGGAGQVRIQQGFFSIQQTCPKCHGSGRIIPDPCTTCRGSGRVKKQKTLEVKIPAGIDDGMRLRHAGYGEPGVNGGPPGDLYVEIHVREHGVFQRENDDLHCEMPIGFATAALGGEIDIPTLDGAAKLKIPGETQSGKVFRLRGKGIRNVRTGHPGDLLCHVVVETPVNLNERQRELLREFDEIAKTEAARQTPRAQGWLDKVRAFFAD; translated from the coding sequence ATGGCTAAGAAGGACTACTACGAGGTGCTCGGCGTTAATCGCGACGCCTCGGACGATGACATCAAGAAGAGCTATCGCAAGCTCGCCATGAAGTTCCATCCGGACCGCAATCCGGACGACAAGGCGGCCGAAGAGAAATTCAAGGAGGCCAAGGAGGCCTACGAGATCCTCTCCGACGGCAACAAGCGCGCCGCCTACGACCGCTACGGTCATGCCGGCGTCGACCCCTCGGCTGGCGGCGGCCCCGGCGGCTTTGGCGGCGGCGCGGGCTTCGACGGCTTCTCGGACGCCTTCGGCGGGATCTTCGACGAGATCTTCGGCGGCGGCCGCGGTGGCCAGGGAGGCGGTCGCTCCAATGTCTACCGCGGGGCAGACCTGCGCTACAACCTGGAAATCTCGCTCGAGGAAGCCGCACGCGGCGCCGAGAAAACGATTCGCATCCCGCTGCAGGAAGAATGCGAGACCTGCAAGGGCTCAGGCGCCAAGCCCGGCACCGAACCGAAAACCTGTACCACCTGCGGCGGCGCCGGCCAGGTGCGTATCCAGCAGGGCTTCTTCTCGATCCAGCAGACCTGCCCGAAGTGCCACGGCTCCGGTCGCATCATCCCGGACCCCTGCACCACCTGCCGCGGCTCGGGTCGGGTCAAGAAGCAGAAGACGCTGGAAGTAAAGATCCCCGCCGGCATCGACGATGGCATGCGTCTGCGCCACGCGGGCTACGGCGAACCCGGCGTCAACGGAGGGCCTCCCGGCGACCTCTACGTCGAGATCCACGTGCGCGAGCACGGCGTGTTCCAGCGTGAGAACGACGACCTGCACTGCGAGATGCCTATCGGTTTTGCCACGGCGGCACTGGGCGGGGAAATCGACATCCCGACGCTCGACGGCGCGGCCAAGTTGAAGATTCCTGGCGAAACGCAGAGCGGCAAGGTCTTCCGCCTGCGCGGCAAGGGCATCCGCAACGTGCGCACCGGCCATCCGGGCGATTTGCTGTGCCACGTCGTGGTGGAAACGCCAGTCAATCTCAACGAACGCCAGCGCGAACTGCTGCGGGAATTCGATGAGATCGCCAAGACGGAAGCGGCTCGCCAGACGCCGCGCGCGCAAGGGTGGCTCGACAAGGTGCGGGCGTTCTTCGCCGACTGA
- the cysS gene encoding cysteine--tRNA ligase, whose protein sequence is MLSIYNSLTRQKQAFAPIEPGKVRMYVCGITVYDLCHLGHARTVLGFDVVQRWLRQSGYAVNFVRNITDIDDKIIRRAQENGETISALTERMIAAMHEDFAALGAQVPDAEPRATQFVPQMLDMIEVLEKKELAYQAQDGGDVNFAVRRFAGYGKLSGKSIDELRAGERVAVEQSKRDPLDFVLWKAAKPTEPADTRWNSRWGAGRPGWHIECSAMSGALLGNTLDIHGGGPDLRFPHHENEIAQSEGAHDCTFANVWMHTGALNVNDEKMSKSLGNFFTIRDALKHFDAEVIRFFVVRAHYRSQLNFTDDILADAKHALTRLYTALREVPPATAFAIDWQDAHAARFKAAMDDDFNTSEAIAVLFELANEVNRDRAPQAAALLKTLANVLGLLERDPTAFLQGGVSEEGGLDAAGIETLIAERAAAKQSRDFARADGIRNTLKEAGIVLEDSAAGTIWRRE, encoded by the coding sequence ATGCTCAGCATCTACAACTCGTTGACCCGCCAGAAGCAGGCTTTTGCCCCAATTGAACCCGGCAAGGTTCGCATGTACGTCTGCGGCATCACGGTTTATGACTTGTGCCACTTGGGCCACGCGCGGACGGTGCTGGGTTTCGATGTCGTGCAGCGCTGGCTGCGGCAATCGGGCTATGCGGTCAATTTCGTCCGGAATATCACCGACATCGACGACAAGATCATTCGGCGTGCCCAGGAAAACGGCGAGACGATCAGCGCGCTCACGGAGCGGATGATTGCCGCGATGCACGAAGACTTCGCTGCGCTCGGCGCACAAGTTCCTGACGCCGAGCCGCGGGCAACGCAGTTCGTGCCGCAGATGCTCGACATGATCGAGGTGCTGGAGAAGAAAGAACTGGCCTACCAGGCGCAGGACGGCGGGGATGTGAACTTCGCCGTCCGTCGTTTCGCGGGCTACGGCAAGCTCTCCGGCAAGTCGATCGACGAACTGCGTGCCGGCGAACGCGTGGCGGTAGAGCAATCCAAGCGCGATCCGCTGGACTTCGTGCTGTGGAAGGCCGCCAAGCCGACGGAGCCGGCCGATACGCGCTGGAACTCGCGCTGGGGCGCGGGCCGCCCGGGCTGGCACATAGAGTGCTCCGCGATGAGCGGCGCACTGCTTGGCAACACGCTGGACATCCATGGCGGCGGCCCCGACCTGCGCTTCCCCCACCACGAGAACGAGATCGCGCAGAGCGAAGGCGCGCACGACTGCACCTTCGCCAACGTCTGGATGCACACCGGCGCGCTTAACGTGAATGACGAGAAGATGTCCAAGTCCCTGGGCAACTTCTTCACCATCCGGGATGCACTCAAGCATTTCGACGCCGAAGTGATCCGTTTCTTCGTCGTTCGCGCCCACTACCGCAGTCAGCTCAACTTCACCGACGACATCCTGGCCGACGCCAAGCATGCGCTGACGCGGCTCTACACCGCCCTGCGCGAGGTACCGCCGGCGACTGCCTTCGCGATCGACTGGCAGGATGCTCATGCCGCGCGCTTCAAGGCGGCAATGGATGACGACTTCAACACCTCCGAGGCGATTGCGGTGCTCTTCGAGCTCGCGAACGAGGTGAATCGCGATCGCGCGCCCCAAGCCGCGGCTTTGCTCAAGACGCTTGCCAACGTCCTCGGTCTGCTCGAACGCGACCCGACCGCTTTCCTGCAGGGGGGCGTCAGTGAAGAGGGCGGTCTCGATGCGGCAGGTATCGAGACGCTGATTGCCGAGCGTGCTGCGGCCAAACAGTCGCGCGACTTCGCGCGCGCCGACGGGATCCGCAATACCCTCAAGGAAGCGGGCATCGTGCTCGAGGACTCGGCCGCGGGCACGATCTGGCGCCGCGAATGA